The nucleotide sequence GAACCATAGCGGCAGATCCGTCCCAAATCATTGCGCTGGAGATCGATGATCATGGTCAGCTCTGCCCGATCCTTCGTGCTCTCTGTGAGCTCCCTGGCATAAGCCTCATCCTCTTCCGGAGTCTTGCCCCGGGGACGGGTTCCTTTAATAGGGCGGGTCTCTATCTCACCTTGAGCACTGATCTGCACAAAGCGCTCCGGGGAACTGCTGAGAATCTGGAAATCCTCATAAGGCAAAAAGGCCGCAAAGGGAGCAGGGTTATAGCTATGGAGGGCTTTGTATAATTCCATAGGCTCCTTGGTATAAGGGAACTGGAAACGCTGGGTCAGGTTGGCCTGATAAATATCTCCGGCATAGATGTAGTCGATAACCCGCTGCAGATCCAGCAGATATTGCTCCTTGCTCACCGTGTAATGAACCCGCTCCTGGGGCTGCTCCAGATCTTTGCTGCCATTATGCCCTTGGTAAATTCCCAGCTGTCCTTGCTGGGTTCCTATCTGCCTTTGGTATGCTTCTGCCCTCTCTGGATGGCCCTCCTTTCTGCCACGCTCCTCAAGGAATCCCTCCAACACCCTGACAAGCCTCCCTACCCTTGCCTGGGCCAACGCTCTCCGGCATTCTCCGAACTCTGTCATACCACAAGCCAACAAGGTATAGCGGCGGTTCTCATGATCATAAACCACTATCCCGTCATACCAACTAAACCGCCACAAGGGCAGGTCCAGATCATTGACCCCGCTTTGAGGCATCTTCTCTAACTCATCTTTCAAATCATAGGTCCAAAAGCCTACCGCTCCCCCCACAAAAGGGAACTCCGTGGGATTGGGGACACGATAGCGCTCCACTAAACCATCCAAAACCTTTAACGATTCTCCTTCAGGGTAGGCCAGCCATTCCTGCCCGATAAGGGGGCTTAAGTCTTCCCTGCTCCCTTCCTCTTCCTCAGTGAAGCGTTTCACCCCTACCCCATCCCTGCAGGCACTGGCTTGCAGGAAAGGAAAAGCTCCCATAAAGGAATACCGCCCCAAACCCCCATAGTTCCTCCCGCTATCCAGGAAAAAAGGGTACTCACTTTCCTTAAAGGCCTCCAGCAACTCAATAGGCTGCAGGTCTATATCCAGCTCTTGAATCACCCATGGCGAATTGTGCCCACTTTGACCCTGGGCCTGCCACCATGTCCGAGCATTCTTGACCGCGTTTCCCAGCAGGTCATGGCCCTTTTCGGTCAGAATGGCTTCCGGATGGAATTGAACCCCTTCGAGAGGCAGCTCCCGGTGGCGAATCCCCATAATTTCGCCATCAGCCGTCTCTGCGGTAATCAGGAGTTCCTCCGGCAAACTCTCCCGCCTTAAAGCAAGGGAATGATAACGGGTGACCGTCAGGGGATTGGGCAGCTGGAAAAACACGCCTTGTCCGTCATGATGAATCTCAGACACCTTGCCATGAACCGGCGCCTTGGCCCGAATGACCTCCCCCCCCAAAATCTCGCCGATAGCCTGATGCCCGAGGCAAACTCCCAAGATAGGAACCTTGCCCTTAAAGTAATCAATCACCGTCAAAGTAAACCGGGCATCCCGGGGCGCACAGGGTCCGGGGGAAATAACGATCAGCTCAGGCTTAAGCTCTTCAATTGCATCAATAGTGCACTGATCACGGCGCAGTGCCACAACCTCTTCTCCCAATTCCCCGAAGTATTGATACAGGTTAAAGGTGAAGGAATCAAAATTATCCAGTATAAAGATCAACGTTGCTAGACTCCCTTCGCTTCTGCATTTTACGTCAAATCGACAAATTTCCTAAGCCTGAATATTCTATACACTTCAGTCAATCTCCTCTTCGTGAAACAGGATTCTTAATGAACGAAAGGACAACTTGGAAGTTGAGTCCAAATTGCCCTTTTTATAAATAAGCAGCCTATGGATTTAAGTATCTACCTTACCCTGCGCAAATCCCTGATATCCGCATCATGAGCTAAGGAACGATAGGGCAGCATTTCCAGGACTCTCCCCTGCTGTTCCTGGATATCGCTCATTCTCTTCTGATCTTGCTTGATCACATTAATGTCCTGCTTCATCACATCAATATCTCGCTTCATCACATCGATGTCCTGCTTCATCACATTGACATCTTGCTGAACTTCTTCCAGCATCCCGTTGGTATTGCCGACAATCCGAATCAAGTCTGCCGTCATTTGCTGCATCTGAGCCATA is from Desulfitobacterium chlororespirans DSM 11544 and encodes:
- the pabB gene encoding aminodeoxychorismate synthase component I, whose translation is MIFILDNFDSFTFNLYQYFGELGEEVVALRRDQCTIDAIEELKPELIVISPGPCAPRDARFTLTVIDYFKGKVPILGVCLGHQAIGEILGGEVIRAKAPVHGKVSEIHHDGQGVFFQLPNPLTVTRYHSLALRRESLPEELLITAETADGEIMGIRHRELPLEGVQFHPEAILTEKGHDLLGNAVKNARTWWQAQGQSGHNSPWVIQELDIDLQPIELLEAFKESEYPFFLDSGRNYGGLGRYSFMGAFPFLQASACRDGVGVKRFTEEEEGSREDLSPLIGQEWLAYPEGESLKVLDGLVERYRVPNPTEFPFVGGAVGFWTYDLKDELEKMPQSGVNDLDLPLWRFSWYDGIVVYDHENRRYTLLACGMTEFGECRRALAQARVGRLVRVLEGFLEERGRKEGHPERAEAYQRQIGTQQGQLGIYQGHNGSKDLEQPQERVHYTVSKEQYLLDLQRVIDYIYAGDIYQANLTQRFQFPYTKEPMELYKALHSYNPAPFAAFLPYEDFQILSSSPERFVQISAQGEIETRPIKGTRPRGKTPEEDEAYARELTESTKDRAELTMIIDLQRNDLGRICRYGSVRVTDLIRLEQYPTVWHLVSTIVGKLKPELKTSEILKAIFPGGSITGAPKIRAMEIIEELEPYKRGLYTGSIGYMGFDGAWDTNIVIRTILLKDGQAYFNGGGGIVADSVPEEEYQEALQKVKALLRVLSEASQ